The proteins below come from a single Ruegeria sp. THAF33 genomic window:
- a CDS encoding IS1595 family transposase, which yields MPQQKPETLSTFEFFQKFPDEEAARKFFEARRWGDEPVCGHCGSVNVTECKDHKPMPYRCKDCRKHFSVRTGTVLAESRLPLQKWLLAIYMLTSARKGIPSTQMARELGITQKSAWFLAQRIRETWLKGQGGGDMGDRTQVDETYVGGKERNKHANKKLHAGRGTVGKTAVVGIRDQHGEVRATPVKNTTGETLKGFVGQHAPKGGTVVTDSHKGYLGLDQQGYTHKRVNHSVGEYVRDMAHTNGIESFWALLKRGHYGIYHYMSAKHLHRYVNEFSFRHNTSQVGTMNFINMTIEQMADKRLTYKGLING from the coding sequence ATGCCGCAGCAAAAACCCGAAACACTTTCTACCTTCGAGTTCTTTCAGAAGTTCCCAGATGAGGAAGCGGCGCGCAAGTTCTTTGAAGCCCGTCGTTGGGGCGACGAGCCGGTATGTGGTCACTGCGGGTCGGTCAACGTTACCGAATGCAAAGACCACAAGCCCATGCCTTACCGCTGCAAAGACTGTCGGAAGCATTTCAGCGTCCGTACCGGCACGGTGTTGGCTGAAAGCCGCCTTCCATTGCAGAAGTGGCTTTTGGCTATCTACATGCTTACCAGCGCCCGCAAGGGCATTCCGAGCACCCAGATGGCCCGCGAATTGGGTATCACACAGAAATCAGCATGGTTCCTTGCACAGCGCATCCGCGAAACTTGGCTGAAAGGTCAGGGTGGCGGCGACATGGGCGACCGGACCCAAGTAGATGAAACCTATGTGGGCGGCAAAGAGCGCAACAAACACGCCAACAAGAAATTGCATGCTGGTCGCGGCACCGTTGGCAAGACTGCCGTTGTTGGTATTCGCGATCAGCATGGCGAGGTACGCGCTACCCCCGTCAAAAACACAACAGGCGAAACCCTGAAAGGTTTTGTGGGCCAGCACGCCCCGAAAGGCGGAACCGTGGTTACAGACAGCCACAAGGGCTATCTAGGCCTTGATCAACAAGGTTACACCCACAAGCGCGTCAATCACTCAGTAGGCGAGTACGTCCGTGACATGGCCCACACCAACGGAATAGAAAGCTTCTGGGCGCTACTCAAGCGCGGTCACTACGGCATCTATCACTACATGAGTGCCAAGCATCTGCATCGTTATGTCAACGAATTCTCGTTCCGTCACAACACTTCGCAGGTTGGCACCATGAACTTCATCAACATGACAATCGAGCAAATGGCCGACAAACGGCTTACATACAAGGGGCTGATTAATGGCTGA
- a CDS encoding ChrR family anti-sigma-E factor: MSKSIKHHLTDDLLMAYAAGSLPEAFDLMVATHLSLCDHCRARAESYDAVGGHVLEEQTESIAMSDKSLAATMALISKGAPAAKPARPNCSVLPAPLQDYVGGTVSDIRWKPIGMGVKQAILPTTSEASARLLFIPAGTAVPDHSHNGIELTMVLQGAFSDEVDRFARGDVEIADEDLEHTPVADISEDCICLAVTDAPLKFTKLMPRLFQPFLRI, encoded by the coding sequence ATGAGTAAATCGATCAAACATCACCTGACAGATGACCTGCTGATGGCATATGCCGCAGGCAGTCTGCCCGAGGCATTCGACCTGATGGTCGCGACGCATCTGTCGCTGTGTGACCATTGCCGTGCGCGGGCGGAAAGTTACGACGCCGTGGGTGGGCATGTTCTGGAGGAACAGACTGAATCCATCGCCATGAGTGACAAATCTCTGGCCGCGACTATGGCATTGATCTCCAAAGGTGCGCCAGCAGCTAAACCGGCGCGTCCGAACTGTTCGGTATTGCCGGCCCCGTTGCAGGATTATGTCGGCGGTACGGTTTCAGATATCCGATGGAAACCGATCGGCATGGGTGTGAAACAGGCCATTCTTCCGACCACAAGCGAGGCCTCGGCCCGGTTGCTGTTCATTCCAGCCGGAACGGCGGTACCAGATCATAGCCACAACGGTATAGAATTGACGATGGTGCTCCAGGGCGCATTCTCGGACGAAGTGGATCGCTTCGCCCGTGGCGACGTCGAGATCGCGGACGAGGATTTGGAACACACGCCTGTGGCGGACATTTCGGAAGATTGCATTTGTCTGGCGGTTACGGATGCACCGTTGAAATTCACCAAGTTGATGCCACGCCTGTTCCAACCCTTCCTGCGCATCTGA
- a CDS encoding metal ABC transporter permease, giving the protein MLWDALTLQLGYNATLVAIGATLLGVSAGVTGTFLFLRKRALVSDAISHATLPGVCLAFMVLVALGGDGRNLLGLLAGSAVSAWIGLLCMNWLTRHTRLAEDAAIGAVLSVFFGFGIVLLTVIQTMGVGRQAGLEGFLLGSTAGMLWADAMIIAVGGAATLLLVMIIRRPMILVAFDPEYAAARGLPVYRIDLAMMGLVMAVTVVGLKIVGLILIVALLIIPAVTARFWSERSDHVVLLAGLAGGLAGYIGAAISASAPNLPTGPIIVLVSFAFFVVSLFLAPIRGVLAAVLRHLRFQRRVHIRQGLLALAQGQKIYEPLTLRLLRRAGLVRADGVATDIGKARAAKALRDEKRWEIVRADQAHEATAALYDGLRDIETVLTRDQIAEIDRRIGGPMGVPV; this is encoded by the coding sequence ATGCTTTGGGATGCTTTGACCCTGCAACTTGGCTACAACGCCACGCTGGTCGCCATCGGTGCAACCTTGCTGGGTGTTTCAGCCGGTGTGACGGGGACGTTTCTGTTTCTGCGCAAGCGCGCCTTGGTCAGTGACGCAATCAGCCACGCAACCCTGCCGGGCGTCTGTCTGGCTTTCATGGTATTGGTCGCACTCGGAGGAGACGGGCGCAACCTGCTGGGCCTGTTGGCAGGATCGGCCGTCTCGGCCTGGATCGGCCTTCTTTGCATGAACTGGCTGACGCGTCACACGCGTTTGGCCGAAGATGCCGCCATCGGAGCGGTCCTGTCGGTCTTCTTCGGCTTTGGCATCGTTTTGCTGACGGTCATACAGACGATGGGCGTAGGCCGTCAGGCCGGCCTGGAAGGCTTCCTTTTGGGGTCCACTGCCGGGATGCTCTGGGCCGATGCGATGATCATTGCGGTCGGCGGCGCTGCGACGCTGCTGCTGGTCATGATCATTCGTCGCCCGATGATTCTTGTGGCCTTCGATCCTGAATATGCCGCAGCCCGCGGGTTGCCGGTGTACAGGATCGATCTGGCCATGATGGGTTTGGTCATGGCCGTGACCGTGGTCGGCTTGAAAATCGTGGGTCTGATTCTGATCGTGGCTTTGCTGATCATTCCCGCCGTGACCGCGCGGTTCTGGTCCGAACGCTCGGACCATGTGGTTCTGCTTGCGGGATTGGCCGGCGGGTTGGCGGGGTACATTGGCGCGGCCATTTCGGCCTCGGCGCCGAACCTTCCGACGGGGCCGATCATCGTTCTGGTCAGCTTTGCCTTCTTTGTCGTGTCTTTGTTTCTGGCGCCGATACGTGGCGTTCTGGCGGCGGTGCTGCGCCATTTGCGCTTTCAGCGTCGGGTGCATATTCGTCAGGGTCTTTTGGCCTTGGCGCAGGGGCAAAAGATCTACGAGCCCCTGACCCTGCGCTTGCTGCGCCGCGCTGGGCTGGTGCGCGCGGACGGCGTTGCGACCGACATCGGCAAAGCCCGCGCGGCCAAGGCGTTGCGGGACGAAAAGCGCTGGGAAATCGTGCGCGCAGATCAGGCGCACGAGGCAACGGCTGCGCTGTATGACGGGTTGCGGGACATCGAAACCGTCCTGACCCGCGACCAGATCGCCGAGATAGACCGCCGCATCGGCGGGCCAATGGGGGTGCCGGTATGA
- a CDS encoding metal ABC transporter permease, whose product MSGEEFVPLSLTPLLIGTFAAIACALPGNFLVLRKQALIGDAISHVVLPGIVVAFLITGAISTWPMMLGAAGAAVVAVVLIEAIRRLGQIEPGAAMGVVFTTMFAAGVLLLEQTDTSTVHLDVEHALYGNLESLIWLDATGWSSLLDTEALSGLPPELPRIALTLVGVSLFIWLFWRPLKISTFDEGFARTIGIRTGVLGLALVITAAIAAVAAFDAVGSIIVIAMFICPPAAARMLTNRLEAQIAWSVVFAIASAVSGYVLAGYGPLWLGGADAVSAAGMIATMSGLILAAAAMFGPCRGRIGARISA is encoded by the coding sequence ATGAGTGGTGAAGAATTTGTCCCCCTGTCTCTGACACCGTTGCTGATCGGTACGTTCGCGGCCATTGCCTGCGCGTTGCCCGGCAATTTTCTGGTGTTGCGCAAACAGGCATTGATCGGAGACGCGATCAGCCATGTGGTGCTGCCGGGAATCGTCGTGGCGTTTCTGATCACAGGGGCGATATCGACCTGGCCGATGATGCTGGGCGCGGCGGGCGCTGCCGTTGTGGCCGTGGTGCTGATCGAAGCCATTCGGCGATTGGGTCAGATCGAGCCCGGGGCCGCCATGGGCGTGGTCTTTACCACCATGTTCGCCGCGGGGGTCCTGCTGCTCGAGCAGACGGATACGTCGACGGTGCATCTGGATGTGGAACATGCGCTTTACGGCAATCTCGAAAGCCTGATCTGGCTGGACGCCACCGGATGGTCGTCCTTGCTGGACACAGAGGCGCTGTCCGGATTGCCCCCGGAACTACCCCGCATTGCGCTGACACTGGTCGGTGTGTCTTTGTTCATCTGGCTGTTCTGGCGGCCGCTGAAGATCTCTACCTTCGACGAAGGCTTTGCCCGGACCATTGGCATTCGCACCGGCGTTCTCGGCTTGGCACTGGTCATCACCGCGGCAATTGCGGCGGTGGCGGCCTTTGACGCGGTGGGCTCGATCATCGTGATCGCCATGTTCATCTGCCCGCCTGCCGCGGCGCGGATGTTGACCAACCGGCTGGAAGCGCAGATTGCCTGGAGCGTTGTGTTCGCCATCGCCTCGGCGGTTTCGGGCTATGTGCTGGCAGGTTATGGCCCGCTGTGGCTGGGCGGCGCGGATGCCGTCAGCGCGGCGGGTATGATCGCCACGATGTCAGGCCTGATTCTTGCGGCGGCAGCGATGTTCGGACCCTGCCGGGGCAGGATCGGCGCGCGCATATCTGCCTGA
- a CDS encoding DNA recombination protein RmuC has translation MIEIAGTQYALNDPVLLVGGGVVALILLLLFLSLRAANRSARMAEPLARQMAHLGQHVQQLGQGQEQLRGGLQHVSDTQANAQMQVIQTVEARLASVQQQMNDRLADNAMKSARALAEMQERMKETLHGSSKQTATSLTQLQERLAAIDKAQDNITKLSGDVLSLQDILSNKQRRGMFGEIQLNDIVSKALPADSYSLQATLSNGRRADCLIHLPNPPGPIVIDAKFPLEDFEALAAAQTKADVERCLRAFGAAVKVHIKAISEKYILDGETADGALMFVPSEAIYAELHARLPDVVREGFAARVWIVSPTTCMATLNTMRAILKDARMREQAGAIRKELGLLHKDVDRLGDRVSNLDRHFGQAAKDISEIKISAEKAGRRAQRLDNFDFEEIETKAENGVVPLARHEG, from the coding sequence ATGATCGAGATTGCAGGCACCCAATATGCATTGAATGACCCTGTCTTACTGGTCGGGGGTGGCGTGGTGGCGTTGATTCTGCTGCTGCTGTTTCTGTCGTTGCGGGCGGCCAACCGCTCGGCCCGGATGGCGGAACCTTTGGCGCGGCAGATGGCGCATCTGGGTCAGCATGTTCAGCAACTGGGCCAGGGGCAGGAACAGTTGCGCGGCGGTCTTCAGCATGTCTCGGACACTCAGGCCAACGCGCAGATGCAGGTGATTCAGACGGTCGAGGCGCGTTTGGCTTCGGTCCAGCAACAGATGAATGACCGGCTGGCGGATAATGCGATGAAATCGGCGCGTGCGCTGGCCGAGATGCAGGAACGGATGAAAGAGACGTTGCATGGCTCGTCGAAACAGACGGCGACCTCGCTGACCCAATTGCAGGAACGTCTGGCCGCCATCGACAAGGCGCAGGACAATATCACCAAACTGTCAGGCGATGTGCTGTCTTTGCAGGATATCCTGTCAAACAAGCAAAGGCGCGGGATGTTCGGTGAAATCCAGCTGAACGATATCGTGTCCAAGGCGCTGCCCGCTGACAGTTATTCGTTGCAGGCCACTTTGTCGAATGGCAGGCGGGCGGATTGCCTGATTCACTTGCCGAACCCGCCGGGACCGATCGTGATCGACGCAAAGTTCCCTTTGGAGGATTTCGAGGCGCTGGCCGCTGCGCAGACGAAGGCGGATGTCGAGAGATGCCTGCGGGCCTTCGGCGCTGCGGTGAAAGTGCATATAAAGGCGATTTCCGAAAAGTACATCCTGGACGGGGAAACCGCGGACGGTGCCTTGATGTTCGTACCTTCCGAGGCGATTTACGCCGAGCTGCACGCGCGTCTGCCCGACGTCGTGCGTGAAGGGTTCGCCGCGCGGGTCTGGATCGTGTCCCCGACGACGTGCATGGCCACGTTGAATACCATGCGGGCTATCCTGAAAGACGCGCGTATGCGCGAACAGGCCGGAGCGATCCGCAAAGAGTTGGGGTTGCTGCACAAGGATGTGGACCGCCTGGGTGATCGCGTCTCGAACCTGGACCGTCATTTCGGGCAGGCGGCCAAGGATATCTCGGAAATCAAGATCAGCGCCGAAAAGGCTGGCCGACGTGCGCAGCGTTTGGACAATTTCGACTTTGAAGAAATCGAGACCAAGGCCGAAAACGGCGTTGTGCCCCTTGCTCGGCACGAAGGTTGA
- a CDS encoding sigma-70 family RNA polymerase sigma factor, whose protein sequence is MFTEIDTVTLDEPAAEPAALQPRREKKRIKGRRVNGSNGRRETRTEWVDHVRRIRDAQDQAAFAELFQHFAPRIKAFLMKSGSDATMAEECAQEVMATLWHKAHLFDPTRATVATWVFTIARNKRIDVLRKQRRPEPEELWWGPEAEPEQDDVIALQQETAQLRTALTALPDAQRELIEKAYFGDLSHREIASQTGLPLGTIKSRIRLALDRLRHAMN, encoded by the coding sequence ATGTTTACCGAGATCGATACCGTGACCTTGGACGAACCTGCGGCTGAACCGGCCGCCCTTCAGCCTCGGCGCGAAAAGAAACGCATCAAGGGTAGACGGGTGAACGGAAGTAACGGCAGGCGCGAAACCAGAACCGAATGGGTGGATCACGTCAGGCGCATCCGCGACGCGCAGGATCAGGCGGCATTTGCCGAACTGTTCCAGCACTTCGCGCCACGAATCAAGGCGTTCCTGATGAAGTCAGGATCAGACGCCACGATGGCCGAGGAGTGTGCGCAGGAGGTGATGGCGACCTTGTGGCACAAAGCCCATCTGTTCGACCCGACGCGGGCAACAGTGGCTACTTGGGTATTCACGATTGCTCGGAACAAGCGCATTGACGTTCTGCGAAAGCAACGCCGCCCCGAACCCGAAGAATTGTGGTGGGGTCCCGAGGCCGAGCCTGAGCAGGACGATGTTATCGCGCTACAACAAGAAACCGCGCAGCTTCGCACCGCTTTGACAGCGTTGCCAGACGCGCAGAGAGAGCTGATCGAAAAGGCGTATTTCGGTGATCTGAGTCATCGGGAAATTGCGTCTCAGACCGGGTTGCCCCTGGGAACGATCAAATCACGAATCAGGCTGGCGCTGGACCGCTTGCGTCATGCGATGAACTGA
- a CDS encoding DUF3775 domain-containing protein has product MLEISARKVAQIAMMGRELNRAEGEMRAFIERMSEDEQAELVAIMWIGRESFFPEDLAEAIATAKAEASTPCADYLIGTPHMSDHLENGLDALGISAEDVENDLM; this is encoded by the coding sequence ATGTTGGAAATATCGGCAAGAAAAGTCGCTCAGATTGCCATGATGGGGCGCGAGCTGAACCGGGCAGAAGGTGAAATGCGCGCCTTCATCGAACGTATGAGCGAAGACGAGCAAGCCGAACTGGTTGCCATCATGTGGATCGGCCGCGAAAGCTTTTTCCCCGAGGATCTGGCCGAAGCGATTGCCACTGCCAAGGCCGAGGCCTCGACCCCCTGCGCTGACTATCTGATCGGCACTCCGCACATGTCAGACCACCTCGAGAACGGTCTGGATGCACTGGGGATATCAGCCGAGGACGTCGAAAACGATCTGATGTGA
- a CDS encoding DUF1127 domain-containing protein → MFDVVPPTNQPAPAASALLLFDRAMRIRSISPDIVRAAQHLNALTDHQLSELGINRSDIEDTIQRYI, encoded by the coding sequence ATGTTCGACGTCGTACCGCCGACCAATCAACCGGCTCCGGCCGCCAGCGCGCTTTTGCTGTTCGATCGTGCCATGCGGATCCGTTCGATCAGCCCTGATATTGTCCGCGCAGCCCAGCATCTGAATGCTTTGACCGATCATCAGTTGTCCGAGCTGGGCATCAACCGCAGTGATATCGAAGATACCATCCAGCGGTATATCTGA
- a CDS encoding DUF1365 domain-containing protein, translating into MTQKIDHIAGHTYHGRKGAIENAFRYSVDYILLDPEEELDTPLLFSVDRANVTNWRTADHGGEPGHGEGSQWLRARFDEMSVQQPARFKLLTQPRVLGHVFNPVSFWFCFDDSDHLYAVVAEVTNTYGTRHSYLCHKPDFSVIEPTDRVVADKLMHVSPFQKIEGSYTFRFDYRADRVGVWIDYGRADGGLIATLTGPRQPLTNRVILWSLLRRPFGARRTFALIVWQAFRLWLKKATFRPFRRQPVPDQPISRARH; encoded by the coding sequence ATGACGCAGAAAATAGACCATATCGCGGGTCATACCTATCACGGGCGCAAGGGTGCGATTGAAAACGCATTCCGATACTCGGTCGATTACATCCTGCTGGACCCGGAAGAAGAGCTGGACACCCCTTTGCTGTTTTCGGTTGATCGCGCGAATGTCACGAACTGGCGCACCGCCGACCATGGGGGAGAGCCGGGTCACGGGGAAGGGTCCCAATGGCTCCGCGCGCGATTTGATGAAATGTCGGTGCAACAACCGGCGCGTTTCAAGTTGCTGACGCAACCGCGCGTTTTGGGGCACGTTTTCAATCCCGTCAGTTTTTGGTTCTGTTTTGACGACAGCGATCACCTTTATGCCGTGGTGGCTGAGGTCACCAATACTTATGGCACCCGTCACAGTTACCTGTGTCACAAACCCGATTTCTCGGTCATCGAACCGACTGACAGGGTGGTGGCGGACAAGCTGATGCATGTTTCACCGTTTCAGAAAATCGAAGGCAGCTATACGTTCCGCTTCGACTATCGCGCGGATCGGGTCGGTGTCTGGATTGATTACGGCCGCGCTGATGGCGGGCTGATCGCGACGCTGACCGGCCCGCGGCAACCCCTGACCAACCGCGTGATTCTGTGGTCCTTGCTGCGGCGGCCATTCGGCGCCCGGCGAACCTTTGCACTGATCGTCTGGCAGGCGTTCAGGCTGTGGCTGAAAAAAGCCACCTTTCGCCCGTTTCGCAGGCAACCGGTACCGGACCAGCCGATTTCGCGTGCGCGGCATTAG
- a CDS encoding DUF1127 domain-containing protein — MSHTQTFEGRGGLLDGLFSNYAEAKVEHFRRRIFSKTVRDLEKLDDVQLADIGIQRDQIKRRAYESVYHNKPYRQ; from the coding sequence ATGTCACATACACAAACATTCGAAGGCCGGGGTGGCCTGCTTGACGGTCTGTTTTCAAACTATGCAGAAGCAAAGGTCGAGCATTTCCGCCGCCGGATTTTTTCGAAAACCGTGCGGGATCTGGAAAAGCTTGATGACGTACAACTGGCCGACATCGGCATCCAGCGGGATCAGATCAAAAGGCGCGCATATGAAAGTGTGTATCACAACAAGCCATACCGGCAGTGA
- the rhuM gene encoding RhuM family protein yields the protein MADKKEVIEPIDASFDEVLSAVAPKATAVHKLPDEGVIHDIEFVEYTDPGNHDPLSFALDPGTETIWATQAQMAELFGTKQPNISTHLKNIFDEGELQAKGNIKKINIAGSTKPVTVYSLDTVISVGYRVNSRAATRFRQWATQTLKAYIEEGYVLNDRALRESPEKLNRLAAELRALRSEEKQIYAKVRECFKISASDYEPSSQQVKTFYALLQDKFHHAVTGQTGAKIIMDRADHREDNMGVQTFKGREPTAAEVVVGKNYLDKEELYRLHLLSEQFLLFAEASALRGQKMTMATLHDKLDRLLEVNDYPVFDGWKNFNKGIAEKHAKAELALYKKRKKIEAMGIEYDEEALAAGEYDDILIEG from the coding sequence ATGGCTGACAAGAAAGAAGTTATCGAACCTATCGACGCGTCCTTCGACGAGGTTTTAAGCGCCGTAGCACCCAAAGCTACAGCAGTTCACAAACTGCCTGATGAAGGCGTAATCCACGATATTGAGTTCGTGGAATACACCGACCCAGGGAACCACGATCCACTCAGCTTTGCACTTGACCCCGGCACAGAGACCATTTGGGCAACGCAGGCACAAATGGCGGAGCTCTTTGGGACAAAACAGCCGAACATCTCCACCCACCTCAAGAACATCTTTGATGAGGGCGAACTTCAAGCAAAGGGCAATATCAAGAAAATCAATATTGCTGGCTCAACAAAGCCAGTAACGGTGTACAGCCTTGATACTGTAATTTCGGTTGGCTATCGCGTAAATTCTAGGGCTGCGACTCGCTTTCGTCAGTGGGCCACTCAGACACTTAAAGCATACATCGAAGAGGGGTACGTCCTAAACGACCGTGCTTTGCGCGAGTCGCCAGAGAAACTGAATCGGCTTGCGGCAGAGCTTCGCGCCCTTCGGTCCGAAGAAAAGCAAATCTATGCCAAGGTTCGTGAGTGCTTTAAGATCAGCGCCTCCGATTATGAGCCATCCTCCCAGCAAGTAAAAACTTTCTATGCACTCCTGCAAGACAAGTTCCATCACGCAGTGACGGGGCAAACGGGCGCGAAAATCATCATGGACCGAGCCGATCATCGCGAAGACAATATGGGTGTTCAGACATTCAAAGGCAGAGAGCCAACAGCAGCCGAGGTCGTTGTTGGAAAGAACTATCTCGACAAAGAAGAACTTTATCGACTCCACCTGCTTTCAGAACAGTTCTTGTTGTTTGCGGAAGCGTCTGCGTTGCGTGGACAAAAGATGACGATGGCCACGCTTCACGACAAGCTGGACCGCTTGCTGGAAGTGAACGACTACCCCGTCTTTGACGGTTGGAAGAATTTCAACAAAGGCATTGCCGAGAAGCATGCCAAGGCTGAACTAGCGCTCTACAAGAAACGCAAGAAGATCGAGGCTATGGGCATCGAGTATGACGAGGAAGCGCTTGCTGCAGGTGAATATGACGACATTC
- the mutL gene encoding DNA mismatch repair endonuclease MutL, giving the protein MAQANPNIGEKRPVIRQLDDAAINRIAAGEVVERPASAVKELVENAIDAGATRIAIDIADGGKTLIRVTDDGCGIAAEDLPLALSRHATSKIDGSDLLNIHTFGFRGEALPSLGAVGRLTITSRVPGADAAQVHVAGGKMDAVKPAALRAGTVVELRDLFYATPARLKFMRTDRAEGQAITDIVKRLAMAEPSVTFALRDVSGGGEGRVTFRADRENGDLFDALHARLARVIGREFAENALQIDALRDGIRLYGYAALPTYSRGAAVAQYLFVNGRPVRDKMLTGALRAAYFDFLSRDRHPAAALFVDCDPTLVDVNVHPAKSEVRFRDPGVARGLIVSSLRHALAEAGHRASSTVANATLGAMRPEPAQPAPARVYQMDRPSPTARTAAYRAQAPGFAELANDYSGSIVEPTPVAQVAEVQEQPQAQDLPLGAARGQVHENYIIAQTADGMVIVDQHAAHERLVYEKLKTQMAENGVAAQALLIPEIVELSDGDCARLMAVADDLTRLGLTIEPFGGSAIAVRETPAILGEVDARAMILDILDELADQGESQMVQARIEAILSRVACHGSIRSGRRMRAEEMNALLREMEATPHSGQCNHGRPTYVELKLSDIERLFGRS; this is encoded by the coding sequence ATGGCGCAGGCAAACCCCAATATCGGCGAAAAACGCCCCGTAATTAGGCAGCTCGACGATGCCGCAATCAACCGCATCGCGGCTGGTGAGGTGGTGGAACGACCGGCCTCGGCGGTCAAGGAACTGGTCGAGAATGCAATCGATGCCGGGGCCACGCGGATCGCCATCGATATCGCGGATGGCGGCAAGACCCTGATCCGGGTCACGGATGATGGCTGCGGTATCGCGGCGGAAGATCTGCCGCTGGCCCTGTCCCGCCATGCCACGTCAAAGATTGACGGTTCGGACCTGCTGAACATCCACACTTTCGGCTTTCGGGGCGAGGCGCTGCCATCCTTGGGTGCTGTTGGGCGTCTGACCATAACCAGCCGTGTTCCCGGCGCGGATGCGGCGCAGGTGCACGTCGCGGGCGGCAAGATGGATGCGGTCAAACCCGCCGCCCTGCGCGCGGGGACTGTGGTCGAACTACGCGATCTGTTCTACGCCACACCGGCCCGCCTGAAATTCATGCGCACGGATCGGGCCGAGGGGCAGGCGATCACCGATATTGTGAAACGGCTGGCCATGGCCGAACCTTCCGTGACATTCGCCCTGCGGGATGTATCCGGCGGCGGCGAGGGTCGCGTGACCTTCCGTGCGGATCGCGAGAACGGAGATCTGTTTGATGCGCTCCACGCCCGACTGGCCCGCGTGATCGGGCGCGAATTCGCAGAAAACGCTTTGCAGATTGATGCCTTGCGTGACGGCATCCGGCTTTACGGCTATGCCGCCCTGCCAACCTACTCGCGGGGGGCTGCCGTGGCACAGTATCTTTTCGTCAATGGACGCCCCGTGCGCGACAAGATGCTGACCGGCGCGCTGCGGGCGGCCTATTTCGATTTCCTGAGCCGCGACCGCCACCCGGCTGCGGCGTTGTTCGTCGACTGCGACCCCACGCTGGTTGACGTGAACGTCCACCCCGCGAAATCCGAGGTTCGGTTCCGGGATCCCGGTGTCGCGCGGGGGCTGATCGTGTCCAGTCTGCGCCATGCATTGGCGGAAGCCGGGCACAGGGCATCCTCAACCGTGGCGAATGCGACGCTGGGCGCGATGCGGCCGGAACCCGCACAGCCTGCTCCGGCGCGGGTTTACCAGATGGATCGCCCGTCACCTACCGCGCGCACGGCGGCGTATCGCGCGCAGGCTCCGGGTTTTGCCGAGCTGGCCAACGACTACAGCGGCAGCATTGTCGAGCCGACCCCGGTTGCGCAGGTCGCCGAGGTGCAGGAGCAGCCTCAGGCGCAGGATCTGCCGCTTGGTGCAGCCCGCGGACAGGTGCACGAGAATTACATCATTGCCCAGACCGCCGATGGCATGGTGATCGTAGATCAACATGCTGCACATGAACGGCTGGTTTATGAGAAGCTGAAAACGCAGATGGCCGAGAATGGCGTCGCGGCGCAGGCCCTGCTGATTCCGGAAATCGTGGAATTGTCCGACGGGGATTGCGCCCGCCTGATGGCCGTCGCAGATGACTTGACGCGCCTTGGCCTGACCATCGAGCCCTTCGGCGGAAGCGCCATTGCCGTACGCGAAACCCCCGCCATTCTGGGTGAAGTCGATGCACGCGCGATGATCCTCGACATCCTGGATGAACTTGCCGATCAGGGTGAAAGCCAGATGGTGCAGGCAAGGATCGAGGCGATCCTCAGCCGGGTGGCCTGCCATGGGTCGATCCGATCCGGTCGTCGGATGCGCGCCGAAGAGATGAATGCCCTGCTGCGCGAGATGGAGGCGACACCGCATTCCGGCCAGTGCAACCATGGGCGGCCCACCTATGTGGAACTGAAACTCAGCGACATCGAACGCCTGTTCGGGCGCAGTTGA